A section of the Centroberyx gerrardi isolate f3 chromosome 8, fCenGer3.hap1.cur.20231027, whole genome shotgun sequence genome encodes:
- the cds2 gene encoding phosphatidate cytidylyltransferase 2: MTELRHRGATDNDLQHQQSDDKGSENELKAEKDGASDSETKAESGVPEVPTSTDDTPEVLNKALSGLSSRWKNWWVRGILTLAMISFFFFIIYLGPMVLMMIVLCVQIKCFQEIITIGYSVYHSYHLPWFRTLSWYFLLCVNYFFYGETVTDYFFTLVQREEPLRILSKYHRFISFALYLTGFCMFVLSLVKKHYRLQFYMFGWTHVTLLIVVTQSHLIIHNLFEGMIWFIVPISCVICNDIMAYMFGFFFGRTPLIKLSPKKTWEGFIGGFFATVVFGILLSYVMAGYRYFVCPVEFNNDSNSFQVDCEPPELFQLQDYGLPSVLESLTGWTTVRLYPFQIHSIALSAFASIMGPFGGFFASGFKRAFKIKDFANTIPGHGGIMDRFDCQYLMATFVNVYIASFIRGPNPSKVIQQLLALRPDQQLHIFNSLKAHLTERGLLPALEEAAA, from the exons ATGACAGAGCTAAGGCACCGTGGAGCCACAGACAACGACCTACAGCACCAGCAGTCAGATGACAAG GGTTCAGAGAATGAACTGAAGGCGGAGAAGGACGGGGCGTCAGACAGCGAGACCAAGGCGGAGTCAGGGGTCCCGGAGGTGCCGACCTCCACTGATGACACCCCCGAGGTTCTGAACAAGGCCCTGTCAGGACTCTCCTCACG ATGGAAGAACTGGTGGGTACGAGGGATCCTCACCCTAGCTATgatctccttcttcttcttcatcatctacCTGGGCCCCATGGTGCTCATGATGATT GTACTCTGTGTCCAGATCAAGTGCTTCCAAGAGATCATCACCATCGGCTACAGCGTGTACCACTCCTACCACCTGCCCTGGTTTAGAACGTTGAGctg gtacttcctgctgtgtgtgaaCTACTTCTTCTATGGTGAGACGGTGACGGATTACTTCTTCACTTTGGTGCAAAGGGAGGAGCCGCTTCGCATCCTTAGCAAATACCACCGCTTCATCTCCTTCGCCCTCTACCTCACAG GTTTCTGCATGTTTGTGCTGAGCTTGGTGAAGAAGCACTACCGCCTTCAGTTCTACATG TTTGGCTGGACTCATGTGACTCTGCTGATCGTGGTGACCCAGTCTCACCTCATCATCCACAACCTGTTCGAGGGGATGATCTG GTTCATTGTGCCAATTTCCTGTGTGATCTGCAACGACATCATGGCCTACATGTTTGGCTTCTTCTTTGGCCGCACCCCGCTCATCAAG CTGTCGCCTAAGAAGACATGGGAGGGCTTCATCGGGGGATTCTTCGCCACCGTTGTGTTTGGGATCCTG CTGTCCTACGTCATGGCAGGCTACCGCTACTTTGTGTGTCCGGTGGAGTTCAACAACGACTCCAACAGTTTCCAGGTGGACTGCGAGCCTCCGGAGCTGTTCCAGCTGCAGGACTACGGCCTGCCCAGCGTCCTGGAGTCCCTCACTGGATGG ACCACAGTGCGTCTCTATCCGTTCCAGATCCACAGCATCGCTCTGTCCGCCTTTGCCTCCATCATGGGACCGTTTGGAGGCTTCTTTGCCAGTGGCTTCAAGAGGGCCTTCAAGATCAAG GACTTTGCCAACACCATCCCGGGTCATGGTGGCATTATGGATCGATTCGACTGCCAGTACCTCATGGCCACCTTTGTTAATGTCTACATCGCCAGCTTCATCAG GGGCCCGAACCCCAGCAAGGTGATCCAGCAGCTCCTGGCCCTTCGCCCGGACCAGCAGCTCCACATCTTCAACTCTCTGAAGGCTCACCTGACAGAGAGGGGCCTGCTGCCAGCGCTGGAGGAGGCCGCCGCCTAG
- the arhgap25 gene encoding rho GTPase-activating protein 25 has translation MSLKLPRNWDFSTFKAETARIARSKSVMPGEGSPGSAAPGSPRSMERPLKAGWLKKQQRSIVKNWQQRYFVLRGSTLTYHKDDKESTVQGVIQLRFSKVNEVPLNSDDPGKYLFEVIPRTTGDRERCPYVFMANSQSDMEEWVRALRRVIGVPTSGVFGKGLIETVTYEQRFGPHMVPILVQKCAEYIREHGLNEEGIFRLPGQDNTVKQFRDAFDAGERPSFPSDTDVHTVASLLKLYLRELPQPVVPWTQYQDFLDCTYLLDPNSTSGRDKLEKQISLLPRVNYNLLSYICRFLFEVQLNSKVNKMSVENLATVMGINLLKPQIEDPITVMKATPQIQKLMTVMIRQHEALFPPSKDVLPSPPAKKAESKKKTAPRSFVGWESAEMGDNSLSESPEEEDDNDSPGPDGGDCSPQNVPEPLSPSSDSWLESPRKRTQTLPSFNCPLTGMAAKAEAVNRWSRIQETVEEKSGTFSEDIFKILDLQRSSLFGSAQTTSKEGEDRSTARRGSDTTASYADGSSKPSNDSQLSQTLSDQPSVVQSLSLTGSGHQSNNRSEKQEDGQQHSQQLIDSLQQKNKELKATVAELQSALEAERRQVTALGICLRNAERSRDEAQRRNQELQRDIEQFLTKEPQAPT, from the exons ATGTCTCTCAAACTACCTCGCAACTGGGACTTCAGCACCTTCAAGGCCGAGACAGCTAGGATAG CGCGGTCCAAGAGTGTGATGCCCGGCGAGGGAAGCCCAGGCTCGGCCGCGCCGGGCTCCCCCAGGTCCATGGAGAGGCCGCTGAAGGCCGGCTGGCTGAAGAAGCAGCAGAGGTCCATCGTCAAGAACTGGCAGCAGCGCTACTTCGTCCTGAGAGGAAGCACTCTGACCTACCACAAAGACGACAAGGAGAGCACCGTGCAG ggagTCATCCAGCTGAGGTTCAGTAAAGTTAATGAGGTCCCTCTGAACTCAGATGACCCTGGGAAGTACCTCTTTGAGGTCATACCAC gtaCTACTGGAGACAGAGAGCGCTGTCCCTATGTGTTCATGGCAAACTCCCAGAGTGACATGGAGGAGTGGGTCCGCGCTCTGCGCAGGGTCATCGGCGTTCCTACTAGTGGAG tGTTTGGAAAGGGCCTCATAGAGACAGTAACATACGAGCAGCGCTTCGGGCCGCACATGGTGCCAATCCTGGTGCAGAAGTGCGCCGAGTACATCAGAGAACATGGTCTGAATGAGGAGGGCATCTTCCGCCTCCCGGGCCAGGACAACACAGTCAAGCAGTTCAGAGACGCCTTTGATGCAGGAGAGAGGCCGTCCTTCCCAAG TGACACAGATGTCCACACGGTGGCTTCACTGCTCAAGCTGTACCTGAGGGAGCTGCCTCAGCCAGTGGTGCCCTGGACTCAGTACCAAGACTTCCTGGACTGCACCTACCTGCTGGACCCCAACAGCACATCA GGTCGAGATAAGTTGGAGAAACAAATCTCTCTTCTTCCCAGAGTCAACTACAACCTTCTCAGTTATATCTGCCG GTTCTTGTTTGAGGTGCAGCTGAACTCCAAGGTGAATAAGATGAGTGTGGAGAACTTGGCTACAGTGATGGGGATCAACCTGCTCAAGCCTCAGATTGAAGACCCCATCACTGTGATGAAGG CGACTCCCCAGATCCAGAAGCTGATGACGGTGATGATCAGACAGCATGAGGCTCTGTTTCCTCCCTCTAAAGACGTGCTTCCCTCCCCTCCCGCAAAGAAGGCTGAAAGCAAGAAGAAGACAGCTCCTCGTAGCTTCGTAGGCTGGGAGTCTGCAGAG ATGGGTGATAACTCTCTGTCTGAGTctccagaggaggaggacgacaaTGACAGTCCAGGGCCAGACGGAGGAGACTGCAGCCCCCAAAACGTCCCAGAGCCCCTCTCACCTTCGTCAGACTCTTGGCTAGAAAGTCCCCGCAAACGCACCCAGACCCTGCCCAGCTTCAACTGCCCCCTCACTGGGATGGCAGCCAAGGCCGAGGCCGTGAACCGGTGGAGTCGCATCCAGGAGACcgtggaggagaagagcgggacGTTTTCGGAGGACATCTTTAAGATCCTGGACCTCCAGAGGTCCTCGCTGTTCGGCAGTGCTCAGACGACCAGCAAGGAGGGAGAGGATAGGTCCACGGCCCGAAGAGGCAGTGACACCACAGCTTCTTATGCTGATGGCTCCTCTAAACCCAGCAATGACTCCCAGCTGTCTCAGACATTGTCTGATCAACCGAGTGTAGTCCAGTCACTGTCCCTGACTGGATCAGGTCACCAGTCAAACAACAGGTCTGAAAAACAGGAAGACGGCCAGCAGCACTCACAACAGCTCATTGACAG TCTGCAGCAGAAGAACAAGGAGCTGAAGGCCACAGTGGCTGAGCTCCAgtctgctctggaggcagagcGC